The following are from one region of the Gemmatimonadota bacterium genome:
- a CDS encoding SDR family NAD(P)-dependent oxidoreductase, whose translation MAGVLTGKIALITGAGSGIGRASALAFAREGATVVVSDIIVDGGEETVQLVKAAGGEARFLQVDVSQAAEVEGLITQVVETYGRLDCAYNNAGVEGENVLTAETSEEGWDRTMAINLKGVWLCMKYEILQMLKQGGGSIVNTSSAYGLVGGYRLPAYIASKHGVVGITRSAALEYAQSGIRVNCVCPGAIETPMVSRLTEGQPEMAAK comes from the coding sequence ATGGCAGGCGTATTAACGGGAAAAATTGCGTTGATTACCGGAGCTGGTTCAGGGATCGGGCGCGCCTCAGCCCTCGCCTTTGCACGAGAGGGCGCAACTGTGGTGGTCAGCGATATTATTGTTGACGGAGGCGAGGAGACGGTCCAACTCGTTAAGGCGGCGGGAGGAGAAGCCCGCTTTCTTCAAGTCGATGTCTCGCAAGCCGCCGAGGTTGAGGGGCTCATCACCCAGGTCGTCGAAACGTACGGGCGCCTTGACTGTGCCTATAACAACGCGGGGGTCGAAGGGGAAAACGTGTTGACCGCCGAAACCAGCGAAGAGGGCTGGGACCGCACCATGGCGATTAACCTCAAGGGCGTCTGGCTGTGTATGAAATATGAGATTCTCCAAATGCTCAAACAGGGTGGCGGTTCTATTGTGAACACCTCCTCGGCTTATGGCTTAGTGGGTGGCTACCGCCTGCCGGCCTATATCGCCAGCAAGCATGGCGTGGTCGGGATTACGCGCTCGGCGGCATTAGAGTATGCACAGAGCGGTATCCGCGTGAACTGTGTCTGTCCGGGTGCGATTGAGACGCCCATGGTCAGTCGGCTGACCGAGGGTCAGCCCGAGATGGCCGCCAAG